A region from the Triticum urartu cultivar G1812 chromosome 1, Tu2.1, whole genome shotgun sequence genome encodes:
- the LOC125533226 gene encoding protein MAIN-LIKE 2-like produces the protein MVWLLDNVYDTKHRAYMMHEKEMKLEPLKIRYHGVFGPAMPYDERYTPYIKQVGLLPWIQLVSRSTPNLNAPLVFGLADRWRPEMHSFHLRTGEMTVTLEDVSLITGLAIDGMPLCMSTDSDGWREQMIAFIGMAPTEAEADVEEGEEKKKKERKAAGAAFTWIQTHFATCPPDATDDVIQTHARVYMWYVVSRTLFLDFTGKNAPWMWLKALTVFDSKWSWGSATLAYLYRKDHRYCRHWW, from the exons ATGGTTTGGCTTCTCGACAATGTCTACGACACGAAACACCGGGCCTACATGATGCACGAGAAGGAGATG AAGCTTGAACCTTTGAAGATTCGGTATCACGGGGTCTTTGGTCCTGCCATGCCTTACGATGAGCGGTACACACCGTACATCAAGCAGGTAGGACTACTCCCGTGGATTCAGTTGGTCAGCCGGTCCACGCCGAATCTGAACGCTCCACTGGTGTTCGGTCTTGCTGATCGGTGGAGGCCTGAGATGCATAGTTTCCATCTTCGGACTGGGGAGATGACCGTGACGCTCGAGGATGTCTCGTTGATCACCGGTCTTGCTATCGACGGGATGCCTCTCTGTATGAGCACCGATTCTGATGGGTGGCGCGAGCAGATGATTGCTTTTATCGGTATGGCTCCTACCGAGGCTGAGGCTGATGTagaggagggagaagagaagaagaagaaggaaaggaaagCAGCCGGAGCTGCTTTCACGTGGATTCAAACTCACTTTGCGACGTGCCCTCCGGATGCCACTGATGACGTGATCCAGACACATGCTCGTGTCTACATGTGGTATGTTGTGTCGAGGACTTTGTTCCTTGACTTCACTGGTAAGAACGCTCCATGGATGTGGCTGAAGGCGTTGACCGTCTTCGATAGCAAATGGAGCTGGGGTTCAGCGACTCTTGCCTACTTGTACCGAAAG GATCACAGATACTGCAGGCATTGGTGGTAA